A genomic stretch from Cydia amplana chromosome 1, ilCydAmpl1.1, whole genome shotgun sequence includes:
- the LOC134650524 gene encoding mediator of RNA polymerase II transcription subunit 17: MANSVNISIEAPIENQIQEITYDGQEIYQAPLSMSENLARLAQKIDFAKSDDEFCNIKKEPEVEAKSEEESKEPGYQSSQWPWDSVRNKLRDALTQVCVLADVLSIAKEKRYMILDPIQADQQDTRPMLQVYGRKKALGAAAAVLLAGVERLRASETMRMNRNMPDFHIDLLRLRQNWRLKKVSNTIVGDLSYRTAGSKFSQTGVFEVTKAPEEQIAAAMSLNAAGPAPSALRVTVPPELQGVAFISVLCQKEQEDVVTATLSSSALNCPGTLPGEGAELHWQQKLEAAQNVLFCKELFARLAAEAVQLDASIPHMVVGNQIMATVLPGIQLLIGLCHNNGQNTNSSNPDAVKGEGGAGKSEHDHVLEHSLHQLLRAVHHANTHHPFPHPATGPLGPSKRRCLAGPMAADRYELLDMSKEQSLLEQIIQQAQHFFMRRRSEYVLDTIAKEVKDPLIVSHWNALNSPTQSCVKINIMASGYDAVCRTSLVVHVGEKTLKCICRDGKVRHLSYELQELRDLIYCQIYQHQMTAVQAVGRCMGWQLLASSSHLGSGPVEPLGNASSCLLASPNGDRMIAIRCEPSVGMQVFIAQSPRKDFFSSELVQDKKWENLGGAFKEIKLDKMEGKNFLNKMELLMACLSSPS, from the exons ATGGCGAATTCAGTAAATATATCAATTGAAGCGCCCATAGAAAATCAGATACAAGAAATAACCTACGATGGCCAAGAAATATATCAAGC GCCGTTGTCTATGTCAGAGAACCTTGCGCGTTTAGCACAGAAAATAGATTTTGCGAAATCAGATGATGAATTCTGCAACATTAAGAAAGAGCCTGAAGTAGAGGCGAAATCTGAGGAGGAGAGCAAAGAACCCGGGTACCAGTCCAGTCAATGGCCATGGGACTCAGTGAGGAACAAGCTGAGAGATGCCCTAACACAAGTCTGCGTCCTGGCCGATGTACTCAGCATTGCCAAGGAGAAGAGATACATG ATTCTAGACCCAATTCAAGCAGATCAGCAAGACACACGCCCCATGCTCCAAGTGTATGGTCGCAAGAAAGCGCTCGGAGCAGCAGCTGCTGTCTTACTGGCAGGTGTGGAACGTCTCCGAGCCAGTGAGACCATGAGAATGAACCGCAACATGCCAGACTTCCACATTGACTTGCTGAGGCTGAGACAGAACTGGCGGCTCAAGAAAGTTTCTAACACTATTGTTGGGGATTTGAGCTATAGGACTGCGGGGTCAAAGTTCAGTCAGACTGGAGTTTTTGAG GTTACCAAAGCTCCAGAGGAGCAGATAGCAGCCGCCATGAGCCTGAACGCAGCGGGGCCGGCGCCTTCGGCGCTGCGGGTCACAGTACCCCCTGAACTGCAGGGCGTGGCATTTATATCCGTACTCTGTCAAAAAG AACAAGAGGACGTAGTGACCGCGACCCTCTCGTCGTCTGCCCTGAACTGCCCGGGCACGCTGCCGGGCGAGGGCGCGGAGCTGCACTGGCAGCAGAAGCTGGAGGCCGCGCAGAACGTGTTGTTCTGCAAGGAGCTGTTCGCGCGGCTCGCGGCCGAGGCGGTGCAGCTCGACGCTTCTATACCGCACATGGTTGTGGGCAACCAGATTATGGCTACG GTCCTGCCTGGAATCCAGTTGCTGATTGGACTCTGCCACAATAACGGTCAAAATACTAATAGCAGCAACCCTGATGCAGTGAAG GGCGAAGGTGGCGCCGGGAAGTCTGAGCACGACCACGTGCTGGAGCACTCGCTGCACCAGCTGCTGCGCGCCGTGCACCACGCCAACACGCACCACCCCTTCCCGCACCCCGCCACCGGCCCGCTGGGGCCCTCCAAGCGGCGCTGCCTGGCCG GTCCTATGGCCGCGGACCGGTACGAGCTGTTGGATATGAGCAAGGAGCAGTCTTTGCTGGAACAAATTATACAGCAAGCGCAGCATTTCTTCATGCGTCGTCGCAGTGAATATGTCCTAGATACTATAGCTAAAGAG GTCAAGGATCCTCTAATTGTGTCACATTGGAACGCCCTTAACAGCCCCACGCAGTCCTGCGTGAAAATCAATATTATGGCGTCAGG GTACGATGCTGTGTGCCGCACGTCGTTGGTTGTGCACGTCGGCGAAAAGACCCTCAAGTGCATTTGCCGCGACGGCAAAGTACGGCATCTCTCCTACGAGCTACAGGAACTAAGAGACCTAATTTACTGTCag ATATACCAGCACCAAATGACTGCAGTCCAAGCCGTCGGTCGCTGTATGGGTTGGCAGTTGCTTGCCAGCAGCTCGCATCTTGGTTCGGGACCCGTAGAACCTTTGGGGAATGCTTCATCATGCCTACTAGCTTCTCCCAATG GTGACAGGATGATAGCAATAAGATGCGAGCCTTCTGTAGGCATGCAAGTCTTCATTGCTCAATCTCCAAGGAAAGACTTCTTCTCCAGTGAACTTGTGCAAGATAAGAAATGGGAAAATCTGGGTGGAGCTTTCAAGGAGATCAAACTGGACAAAATGGAAGGCAAAAACTTCTTGAACAAAATGGAGCTTCTCATGGCATGTCTCAGCAGCCCTTCGTAA
- the LOC134650475 gene encoding uncharacterized protein LOC134650475, which yields MSDRSIASRPSLEQVVAIVDFMEKHQTLALGLLRGLEGREESKKLWFQLTRIVNGITGPTRPMKSWIKYWADKKSTVRNKVISGGGDPNRLCSNIEKKIWDLFLASDVDKSTKSRSSVKQESHFVDDNFFNEDSMEPNHIESQPVLAFEEPMMDYEERQVAVMEKLVKVMGDQAAAMSQMAHATLVNSQAMERLAESSHIQARALERLASTFENISGATHDIRGSIVDIDSTMKRFYSTSPT from the exons ATGTCGGATCGTTCTATAGCA tccCGACCTAGCCTGGAGCAGGTGGTTGCAATTGTGGACTTCATGGAAAAACACCAAACTCTGGCTCTTGGGCTATTGCGAGGACTGGAAGGGCGGGAGGAGAGCAAGAAGTTGTGGTTCCAGCTTACTAGGATAGTTAATGGCATAACTGGACCTACAAGACCTATGAAATCATGGATTAAA TATTGGGCTGACAAGAAATCTACTGTAAGGAATAAAGTTATCTCAGGCGGAGGTGATCCTAACAGATTGTGTTCCAATATTGAGAAGAAGATATGGGACTTGTTTCTAGCAAGTGATGTAGATAAATCTACta AGTCCCGCAGTTCAGTGAAGCAGGAGTCCCATTTTGTAGATGACAACTTTTTCAATGAGGACAGTATGGAGCCAAACCATATTGAGTCTCAACCAGTCCTAGCCTTTGAGGAGCCTATGATGGACTATGAGGAGCGCCAAGTAGCGGTCATGGAGAAATTA GTAAAAGTGATGGGCGACCAAGCTGCGGCGATGTCGCAAATGGCGCACGCCACCCTAGTCAACTCGCAGGCCATGGAGCGGTTAGCGGAATCCTCGCATATACAG GCCCGAGCTCTAGAGCGGCTAGCGTCCACCTTCGAGAACATATCGGGCGCGACGCACGACATCAGAGGGTCCATCGTCGACATCGACTCTACCATGAAGAGGTTCTACTCCACCTCGCCCACGTAG
- the LOC134650447 gene encoding pancreatic triacylglycerol lipase-like yields MCSEKCHWKILLLFIGIFHSTQAAWLRCYKGTLDNFEVVPLTKPQLLVNSTCINHAHPTIVFTFGYRGKVGGPATTAVLSAYLATKKRNVILLDWEKEADVGILGLPMTYVFSAVPNAKIVGDHLGEALTMLARAGMNTTRLHLLGHSLGAHVMGYAGRRARENRQVVARITGLDPARALFEGSLGVRAGLGRKCARFVDIIHSDPGGYGTTTSAGTVDFWPNYAGSGGTQPGCPNGDFDMFSPEDLCSHDRSWRLFVESIQSPTAFPSAFAPDYDTWASHPARSAHTIYMGDLVNTRASGDYFLTTGPTSPYSMGPRGLIPDDNQTRRRRSSTLTRLLKYLR; encoded by the exons AACGCTTGATAACTTCGAAGTGGTTCCATTGACGAAACCCCAACTCCTGGTTAATTCAACATGCATCAACCATGCCCACCCGACCATCGTGTTCACATTCGGCTACAGGGGCAAGGTGGGGGGACCGGCCACCACCGCCGTCCTCTCGGCCTACTTGGCCACCAAAAAGAGGAACGTGATTCTGCTTGACTGGGAGAAGGAAGCTGACGTCGGAATTCTTGGTCTGCCCATGACTTACGTATTTTCGGCAGTTCCGAATGCAAAAATT GTTGGTGACCATTTGGGAGAAGCTCTTACAATGTTGGCCCGAGCTGGGATGAATACGACACGACTACATCTCCTAGGACATTCCTTGGGTGCCCACGTGATGGGGTACGCTGGCAGGCGCGCCAGAGAAAACCGCCAAGTTGTCGCAAG AATCACAGGTTTAGATCCAGCACGGGCTCTGTTCGAGGGCTCGCTGGGCGTGCGCGCCGGGCTGGGCCGCAAGTGCGCGCGCTTCGTGGACATCATCCACAGCGACCCCGGCGGCTACGGCACCACCACCTCCGCCGGCACCGTGGACTTCTGGCCCAACTACGCGGGCAGCGGCGGCACGCAGCCCGGCTGCCCCAATGGGGACTTTGACATGTTCAGCCCGGAAG ACCTGTGCAGTCACGACCGCTCCTGGCGTCTGTTCGTGGAGTCGATACAATCGCCCACAGCCTTCCCGAGCGCCTTCGCGCCGGATTACGACACCTGGGCGAGCCACCCCGCTCGCTCCGCTCACACCATTTATATGGGAGACTTGGTCAACACGCG TGCCTCGGGCGACTATTTCCTAACCACAGGGCCGACGTCGCCCTACAGCATGGGGCCTCGGGGCCTCATCCCCGACGACAACCAGACGAGGAGGCGACGGAGCTCGACCCTCACCCGCCTGCTCAAGTACCTCAGGTGA